From the Juglans microcarpa x Juglans regia isolate MS1-56 chromosome 3D, Jm3101_v1.0, whole genome shotgun sequence genome, the window TCTCTCATAGATCACGCTAACCAGCGCGGCGTCGATGTCATCCGCATCCATCCCACCAAACCCATCACTGAACAGGGACCCTTCGATTGCATCATCCACAAGCTGTACGGACGTGACTGGAATCAGCAGCTGCACCAGTTCTCGGTCGAACACCCAAACGTCGTCGTAATCGATCCGCCGGAGGCCATCGAGAAGCTCCACAACCGGGTCTCCATGCTCGAGGTGGTGACCCGGCTGAGAATGCCTCAAGGAAACGAAGCCTTCGGGGTTCCAAACCAAAGAGTGGTGTACAAGTCGGAGACTCTGATGGCTCCGAATGCGACTCAGGAGCTGGGGCTAAGGTTGCCGGTGATAGCGAAGCAGGTGTCTGCGGACGGCAGCGCGAATTCGCACGAGATGTGCTTGGTGTTAAATCCGAACGggttgaagaagttgaaaacACCAATCGTGCTGCAGGAGTTCGTAAACCACGGCGGGGTGATTTTTAAGGTGTACGTGGCGGGAGAGTACATCAACTGCGTGAAGCGCAAGTCGCTTCCAGATATATCCGAAGAGAAGCTGAATAACGGTGATACGGAGGGTCTGTTGTCATTTTCGCAGATATCGAATTCGGCGAGAAATGAAGATGAGGAGGATAGTTGTTCCGATGCTGAGAAGTCAGAACCGCCGCCATTGGAGTTTGTGACGGAGTTGGCGAGGGGGTTGAGGGAAGAGATGGGGCTTCGGCTCTTTAACTTCGATATGATCAAGGATGGTAGAGATGGGAATAGGTATCTTGTGATCGATATCAATTACTTCCCTGGGTATGCCAAAATGCCGTCCTATGAATCTGTTTTGGTGGATTTTTTCTTAGACATTGTGACcaagaagaggaacaagactgTTGGGTTGGAGGAAGAACATCAAGACATCAGCCATGGTGGTCACATTGAAGAGAAGAACTTGTGAGGAATGCTTGCAGTTGCGGTCCGGCAAGAATGCATTACTTCTGCATCCAAGGTATATATATCTGTCTTGCCAAAATTAGTTAGGTTACGATACTTGCACAAGCTGATACGGCTTGAATGCATGAAGTGTGTGCTATatcttccataaatttccatatctttgttttttttccttgcattgAAATTGATTATGTTTACTGGCCACTTGAACTCAATGAATGGGACTGTTTGGAAACGAAATATTCTCGAGAGATTGAAACTACTAAAATGGAAAGTTTCTTAATGCATTCCCTGTTAAAATCAAATTCGTCGACCACAATGTTGACGTTTCTCCTGCCTGTGGATTCAAAGACCGAAACTTTCGAATACACCTAATCTTGAATGGTCATTTCTCCAGGTTGTCTGAAGAAACTATCCGCTAACTTCTCCACATACACCATTTCTCTCCCTGGGCATCATAGACTAGATTAAACTAATCTTCAATCTGAGCAAACTCATGGATCTAAATGCTGGTAGCATTAGAGggcttttcttatttttgacaaaaaaatctCTTTGCAGCCATAGCATAAGAAACAATCTGGATGGCTAGAAAAAAAGCAGTTCAGGAGCAGCTCCGCACAGAAACACTTAAATCATCCTGGATTTTTCAATTGCTGCGATACATCCAACTCATGCGAGAAAGGTCCCTTCTATGATTCTATCTACCAACTTCCTCTACTAAACTAGGATGTAAGTGTAACTATCAGGGATGGAGTGTTATTTTTTCAGCAGTACTTGAAACCACTTATGCCAACTGCGATACACTTGGGCCTATAAAAATTAAGCTCTCTAATTAGGGTTCTAACGGTGAAACTAGGTTGCCGCTAGGGGTTGGTTCAAGTTGTAAGGCTTTGGTTTGGTTGGTATGCTGCctcaagtctaaggttcaaatccggTTATAAGCAATTTCTAGGGCTACTGGTCTGGGTGagttttcccttgaattacttgAGGTGCATTTACGGAAAGCACCTTGCTTTGGTTTGGTTGGTATGCTGCctcaagtctaaggttcaaatccggTTATAAGCAATTTCTAGGGCTACTGGACTGGGTGagttttcccttgaattacttgAGGTGCATTTACGGAAAGCACCTTTTGAGTACCAATGCATCTCTGAGATTAGTTAGGACTTTGTTCTTAGGCACTCAGTGCCAATAGAAATAAATGGTTAAACTAGGTTGCACTTAAACGACTATTTCGAAAGCATACACACTGAGATTGAATAATATCATCATCTTTGAAGGCGATTTGCTAATTATATAAACagaaggaaaggaagaaaaaagtgaaaatgagatcAAATAATGGCTTATAGGGTGGGCCTGAGCTCAAACTTAACAAATGTCATGGGATTTGACTCTTTCTGTTGGGCTTGTTTGTGCAGAGTCTGGTTTATTCTTTGCGGCGGTCCGATTTGATGACTCGACCCAACAATGATTCGTTTTGGTTTTTTAGTAGATTTTCAATGAGGCTTGGACTATGGAGCTCATGCTTGGGCCAATAGGCCCAACACGATCTCTAATTAGGGATTACGCGCTAATGACTCTAATTtgagttttataatttgacaaatcacatcaaaccacgtcagtttgtgagattatttttgtataattcctttGTGACTAGAATATTTcccatatgtatatatatattgtactattCTATACGGTTGCGTATTTTATTTTGCCACACTATGTATTGgactttaagaaaataaaatcctcTGTAGCTTCGTGGATATAGACACCTTGCTGAACTGCATAAATTTTTGTGTCGTAtgattaatttcttgttttactttACTTTCTtgcatcgtttttcacaacactttCCAGATACAGCTGGATTTATACACAATAAATGAACAATTCCATACGGATTTATGTTGAAATGTGCTtcaacatacatatatatatatatatatatacatacatacatatacatactaGGTCGGGAgcaacgtgctttgcacgttgccTAGTTGagtgaaacattttttttttacaaaaataatatggttttaaaaaaatgattaataaataatttaatgaatgaaacaaaaattaaattttagcaaatatagaaacaaaaagtataataattaaagagaaGAGGCCAGTCCTTTTGGTCTTGTTTAGTACCGCAGAGGACACGGGCCTCAGCCACAGGCGTTGGAGATGAGTTAACAAATTGTTGGACGTGTACTTCTGTAGATCATTGAATAAGATATGACTGTTTAGTATGGTGAACATTGGACTTGAGAAAAAGGTGTACTCtctcataatattcttccaCAAGATTTTCTAAGAAAGCATGAGCTctctaaaaaaaacaatttaaaccaTTGTCGGGTACATTAATCTGGGATGCACAGCCCAATTGTTGACAACTAGAAGTGcatgaaaaaatcaaaatgaactCGGATAAAAAAACCAAAGCATTGTTGAACTGAACCCTGGAACAATTCAAGGTTAAATACAAACTGCAAAATCCCAAGACCACCATATCTCCAATCAGTTTGAGATGCATTTAGTAAGTTTACAACCTGCATGGCATCTCCCTCGAGGATAAATTTTGTCACACCCACTTCTTTGCAGAAAATTGTACTCATCATCATTGCATAGGCCTTTCCACTAAAGGCACTCAGTTTCAAGCGCCTTTTGGCTTGAAAGATGGTCACATGCCCTTCTCTTTGATTGGTCATTGGTACATTCATATCAACCTCTTTTAGCACATGAACTTTTTCTCTAACCACCTGTTGACTTTGTATTCTCCTTTTGTCTCTTAGTTGGGTGGAATTCCAGCTTGGATCTATAGCCCCTTTATACGTGTCTTGTGTCTCCATTATAGTGTCTCCTAGAGTGGCCCCTTGATGTAGCCTAGGTTCCTCCATGCGTTTTGACAATGCCTCAATACAGGATCTTGTTTCCATATCTGATGGGTTctaatcatttatttatttatttgattaaagcatataaaatcatcattgCTTGTGCtgtcactttgaaaaagta encodes:
- the LOC121255971 gene encoding inositol-tetrakisphosphate 1-kinase 1 yields the protein MSDPSPRYRIGYALSPKKELSFIQDSLIDHANQRGVDVIRIHPTKPITEQGPFDCIIHKLYGRDWNQQLHQFSVEHPNVVVIDPPEAIEKLHNRVSMLEVVTRLRMPQGNEAFGVPNQRVVYKSETLMAPNATQELGLRLPVIAKQVSADGSANSHEMCLVLNPNGLKKLKTPIVLQEFVNHGGVIFKVYVAGEYINCVKRKSLPDISEEKLNNGDTEGLLSFSQISNSARNEDEEDSCSDAEKSEPPPLEFVTELARGLREEMGLRLFNFDMIKDGRDGNRYLVIDINYFPGYAKMPSYESVLVDFFLDIVTKKRNKTVGLEEEHQDISHGGHIEEKNL